A stretch of Leisingera sp. S132 DNA encodes these proteins:
- a CDS encoding group III truncated hemoglobin: MTDTGTQNPLARFEITAEEISRVVAVFYMQVRADDVLGPVFAAHVTDWPEHEEKIADFWRNAILRERSYSGNPMRVHVSRPDVKAEHFPLWLGLFHQVLRAELPERTALQWGALADRIGEGFRTGVVAMRQPKNQPPQLF; the protein is encoded by the coding sequence ATGACAGACACCGGAACACAAAACCCGCTGGCGCGGTTCGAGATCACCGCAGAGGAGATTTCCCGCGTTGTTGCCGTGTTTTACATGCAGGTGCGTGCGGACGATGTGCTGGGTCCGGTGTTTGCCGCCCATGTCACCGACTGGCCGGAGCATGAGGAAAAGATCGCAGACTTCTGGCGCAATGCCATCCTGCGCGAGCGCAGCTACAGCGGCAATCCGATGCGGGTGCACGTCTCACGCCCCGATGTGAAGGCAGAGCATTTCCCGCTGTGGCTGGGGCTGTTCCACCAGGTGCTGCGGGCGGAGCTGCCCGAGCGCACCGCGCTGCAATGGGGAGCCCTGGCTGACCGCATCGGCGAGGGTTTCCGCACCGGCGTGGTGGCCATGCGCCAGCCCAAGAACCAGCCGCCGCAGCTGTTCTGA
- a CDS encoding YcjF family protein: MSSKPVLFDLEEEGAAPPVAEAPPVPDPAPLAAPPTAMEQAARIAARRPSRLARWFWALLVAVIGAMASVAAWDFAAGLIARVPLLGWAVTAGLALLLLLALAMALRELAALSRLRRVDALRHQAAEAAGLAAARAFTTRLGAFYSGREDLAWHQARLAERQAEVMDGDALLLLAEEELLVPLDALALREVEAAARQVATVTALVPMALADILTALVSSLRMIRRVAGIYGGRPGFFSSWRLTRAVLAHLAATGAVAAGDDLLEPVLGGSVLSKLSRRFGEGLVNGALSARVGIAAMEVCRPMPFSPQHKPSTRKVVQRALTGLFFKEK; the protein is encoded by the coding sequence ATGAGCAGCAAACCGGTCCTGTTTGATCTGGAGGAGGAGGGCGCCGCGCCGCCCGTGGCCGAGGCGCCGCCGGTGCCCGATCCCGCACCGCTGGCAGCCCCGCCAACGGCCATGGAGCAGGCCGCCCGCATTGCTGCGCGCCGCCCCTCGCGGCTGGCCCGCTGGTTCTGGGCATTGCTGGTTGCCGTCATTGGCGCCATGGCCTCCGTCGCGGCCTGGGATTTTGCCGCCGGGCTGATTGCGCGGGTGCCGCTGCTGGGCTGGGCCGTCACCGCAGGTCTGGCGCTGCTCCTGCTGCTGGCGCTGGCCATGGCCTTGCGCGAACTGGCCGCACTTTCCCGGCTGCGCCGCGTCGATGCGCTGCGCCATCAGGCAGCTGAGGCCGCCGGTCTGGCCGCTGCGCGTGCCTTCACCACCCGGCTGGGGGCTTTCTACAGCGGGCGCGAGGATCTCGCCTGGCATCAGGCCCGGCTGGCAGAGCGGCAGGCCGAAGTGATGGACGGCGACGCGCTCCTCCTGCTGGCGGAGGAGGAACTGCTGGTGCCGCTCGATGCCTTGGCCCTGCGCGAGGTGGAGGCTGCGGCCCGCCAGGTCGCCACGGTGACGGCGCTGGTGCCAATGGCGCTGGCGGATATCCTGACGGCACTGGTGTCCTCGCTCAGGATGATCCGCCGGGTCGCAGGCATCTATGGCGGCCGCCCCGGGTTCTTCAGCTCCTGGCGGCTGACCCGCGCGGTGCTGGCGCATCTGGCCGCTACCGGCGCGGTGGCCGCTGGCGATGACCTGCTGGAGCCGGTGCTGGGCGGGTCTGTGCTGTCCAAACTCTCCCGCCGCTTCGGCGAGGGGCTGGTCAACGGCGCCCTGTCCGCCCGCGTCGGCATCGCCGCGATGGAGGTCTGCCGCCCGATGCCGTTCTCGCCGCAGCACAAGCCCAGCACCCGCAAGGTGGTGCAGCGGGCGCTGACGGGATTGTTTTTCAAGGAGAAGTGA
- a CDS encoding GNAT family N-acetyltransferase gives MTLALRPATPLDAGATGDILYRFQQDTAWMPKLYSSAQTIMFCGMMIDRGWVTVAVREGTVLGFLARKEQEVCSLYLASGACGQGAGKRLLDAAKAAAPRLVLNTFAANTRAQRFYLREGFAEVARGDGSGNEEGLPDIAYEWRALREAAA, from the coding sequence GTGACCCTTGCCTTGCGTCCAGCCACGCCTCTCGATGCGGGGGCAACCGGTGATATTCTTTACCGCTTCCAGCAGGATACCGCCTGGATGCCCAAGCTCTATTCATCGGCCCAGACGATCATGTTCTGCGGCATGATGATCGACCGGGGCTGGGTCACCGTCGCTGTGCGAGAGGGGACGGTACTGGGTTTCCTGGCCCGCAAGGAGCAGGAGGTCTGCTCTCTCTATCTCGCATCCGGGGCTTGTGGGCAGGGCGCGGGAAAGAGGCTGCTGGATGCGGCCAAGGCGGCCGCGCCACGGCTGGTGCTGAACACTTTTGCCGCCAACACAAGGGCGCAGCGGTTTTATCTGAGGGAGGGGTTTGCCGAGGTTGCCCGCGGCGATGGCTCCGGCAATGAAGAGGGCCTGCCCGACATCGCCTATGAATGGCGGGCCCTGCGGGAGGCCGCGGCATGA
- a CDS encoding YcjX family protein — protein MVITSLADGVMSGVESAASGLSAALFDRPVRLGVTGLARSGKTVFITSLVANLMDRGRMLQLGAAREGRIEAAFLQPQPDDTVPRFDYENHLAALTGPSPHWPDSTRAVSELRLSLKVRPAGLLAGLQGPRTLHLDIVDYPGEWLLDLALLDKTYAEWSADVLSRIASRPQADRFLAEQSKAVPAGTHDELQAQALAAAFTDYLTAARAAGFYDCTPGRFLLPGDLEGSPVLTFAPLPPEAGAPLPPEAGAPRGSLWREMERRYEAYKSKVVKPFFRDHFARIDRQVVLVDALSAIHSGPQAVEDLRHAMTDILSAFKPGRNHFLTRLLGGKRVEKILFAATKADHLHHAQHPQMTAIIEALTREAQDRARFAGAETAALAIASLRTTTEEIRLHNGAELPCVRGTLLESGKQAAFYPGDLPRDPAQLLTPARQGAERWLEGDYQAMAFAPAPLTLKHGSGPPHIRLDRAADFLIGDAL, from the coding sequence TTGGTGATAACCTCCCTTGCAGACGGGGTGATGAGCGGGGTGGAGAGCGCCGCCAGCGGCCTTTCCGCGGCGCTGTTCGACCGGCCGGTCCGGCTGGGGGTCACCGGGCTGGCGCGTTCCGGCAAGACGGTATTCATCACCTCGCTGGTCGCCAACCTGATGGACCGGGGCCGGATGCTGCAGCTCGGCGCAGCGCGCGAGGGCCGGATCGAGGCCGCCTTCCTGCAGCCCCAGCCCGACGACACCGTGCCGCGGTTCGACTATGAAAACCACCTCGCGGCGCTGACCGGGCCGTCACCCCATTGGCCGGACAGCACAAGGGCGGTTTCCGAGCTGCGTCTCAGCCTGAAGGTGCGGCCCGCAGGCCTCCTGGCGGGCCTGCAGGGGCCGCGCACACTGCATTTGGATATTGTCGACTATCCCGGCGAATGGCTGCTGGATCTGGCTTTGCTGGACAAGACCTACGCCGAGTGGTCTGCAGATGTGCTGTCCCGCATTGCCAGCCGTCCGCAGGCGGACCGCTTCCTGGCAGAGCAATCCAAGGCTGTCCCCGCAGGGACGCATGACGAGCTGCAGGCGCAGGCGCTTGCCGCGGCCTTCACGGATTACTTGACCGCCGCCCGCGCGGCAGGGTTCTACGACTGCACACCGGGCCGTTTCCTGCTGCCCGGAGATCTGGAAGGCTCGCCGGTGCTGACCTTCGCCCCGCTGCCACCGGAGGCCGGCGCCCCGCTGCCACCGGAGGCCGGCGCCCCGCGCGGCAGTCTCTGGCGCGAGATGGAGCGGCGTTACGAAGCCTATAAATCCAAGGTCGTGAAGCCGTTCTTCCGCGACCATTTCGCCCGTATCGACCGGCAGGTGGTTCTGGTGGATGCGCTCTCGGCGATCCATTCCGGCCCGCAGGCGGTAGAGGATCTGCGCCATGCGATGACGGATATTCTCAGCGCCTTCAAACCGGGCCGCAACCATTTCCTGACCCGGCTGCTGGGCGGCAAGCGGGTGGAGAAGATCCTGTTTGCCGCCACCAAGGCTGACCATCTGCACCATGCCCAGCACCCGCAGATGACCGCCATCATTGAGGCGCTGACGCGCGAGGCGCAGGACCGGGCCCGCTTTGCCGGTGCTGAGACCGCTGCACTGGCGATCGCTTCACTGCGCACCACAACGGAAGAAATACGACTGCACAATGGCGCCGAGCTGCCCTGTGTGCGCGGCACCTTGCTGGAGAGCGGCAAGCAGGCGGCCTTCTACCCCGGCGACCTGCCGCGGGACCCGGCGCAGCTGCTCACTCCCGCACGGCAAGGCGCTGAACGATGGCTGGAAGGCGATTATCAGGCGATGGCCTTCGCGCCCGCGCCGCTCACGCTGAAACACGGCAGCGGCCCGCCGCATATCCGCCTGGACCGCGCCGCAGACTTCCTGATCGGAGATGCCCTGTGA
- the truA gene encoding tRNA pseudouridine(38-40) synthase TruA: MPRFALKVEYHGKPFAGWQRQKDLPSVQGAIEAALARLEPGEHTIAAAGRTDTGVHGLGQVAHCDMAKEWDPFRLSEALNYHLKPDPVAIVDCARVEGDWHARFSAVERQYLFRILIRRAPATHDAGQVWQISHDLDANAMQEAAKHLIGKHDFTTFRSSICQAASPVKTLDELRVERVQGFSGPEIHFHVRARSFLHNQVRSFVGTLERVGAGAWEPADVKAALEACDRAACGPVCPGHGLYLARVGYPDDPFA; encoded by the coding sequence ATGCCGCGTTTTGCTTTGAAAGTCGAATATCACGGGAAGCCTTTTGCCGGCTGGCAAAGGCAGAAGGACCTGCCGTCGGTGCAGGGTGCGATCGAGGCAGCGCTGGCGCGGCTGGAGCCTGGGGAGCACACCATCGCTGCGGCCGGGCGCACAGATACCGGCGTGCACGGGCTGGGACAGGTTGCCCATTGCGACATGGCCAAGGAGTGGGACCCGTTCCGCCTGTCGGAAGCGCTGAATTACCATCTGAAGCCCGATCCGGTCGCCATCGTGGACTGTGCCCGGGTGGAGGGGGACTGGCACGCACGGTTCTCAGCCGTGGAGCGGCAGTATCTGTTCCGCATCCTGATCCGCCGCGCACCGGCCACCCATGACGCGGGCCAGGTCTGGCAGATCAGCCATGATCTGGATGCGAACGCCATGCAGGAAGCCGCCAAGCACCTGATTGGAAAGCATGATTTCACCACCTTCCGTTCCTCGATCTGCCAGGCGGCCAGCCCGGTCAAGACGCTGGATGAACTGCGGGTGGAGCGGGTGCAGGGCTTCTCCGGGCCGGAAATCCATTTCCATGTCCGCGCCCGCAGCTTCCTGCACAACCAGGTCCGCAGCTTTGTGGGCACGCTGGAACGGGTGGGCGCCGGGGCCTGGGAACCGGCGGATGTGAAGGCCGCGCTGGAGGCCTGCGACCGCGCAGCCTGCGGACCGGTGTGCCCGGGCCATGGCCTGTATCTTGCCCGGGTGGGCTACCCGGACGATCCCTTTGCCTGA
- a CDS encoding NYN domain-containing protein, whose product MPAATKPPLLAVLIDADNISAKYAEAMFEEIASFGEASIRRIYGDFAGGGPQGWNKEKLAALAIVPHQQFANTTGKNASDIALVIDAMDILHSGRFDGFVLISSDSDFTRLASRIREQGVDVFGMGMRKTPAAFVQACKRFIYVENLLEEPAKAKAKPKKEEGNGNAPSELADPTKLVLRAMDAIGQEDEWFTLGQIGQYVTAAFPDFDTRSYGQRKLSDLIATLKLFETKRGEGNQILVRRLD is encoded by the coding sequence ATGCCAGCTGCAACCAAACCGCCGCTCTTGGCCGTGCTGATCGACGCCGACAATATTTCCGCAAAATACGCCGAGGCGATGTTCGAGGAGATCGCCTCCTTTGGCGAGGCCAGCATCCGGCGCATCTACGGCGACTTTGCCGGCGGGGGCCCTCAGGGCTGGAACAAAGAGAAGCTGGCGGCGCTGGCGATCGTGCCGCATCAGCAGTTTGCCAATACCACCGGCAAGAACGCCTCTGACATTGCGCTGGTGATCGACGCAATGGACATCCTGCATTCCGGCCGCTTTGACGGGTTCGTGCTGATCTCTTCGGACAGCGATTTCACCCGGCTGGCCAGCCGCATCCGCGAACAGGGGGTGGATGTGTTCGGCATGGGCATGCGCAAGACGCCTGCCGCCTTTGTGCAGGCCTGCAAGCGCTTCATCTATGTGGAGAACCTGCTGGAGGAGCCGGCCAAGGCGAAGGCCAAGCCAAAGAAAGAAGAGGGCAACGGCAACGCGCCATCGGAGCTCGCGGACCCTACCAAGCTGGTGCTGCGGGCAATGGACGCGATCGGTCAGGAGGACGAATGGTTCACCCTGGGCCAGATCGGCCAGTATGTCACCGCTGCGTTTCCAGACTTCGACACCCGCAGCTATGGCCAGCGCAAGCTGAGCGACCTGATTGCCACGCTGAAACTGTTTGAGACCAAGCGCGGCGAAGGCAATCAGATCCTGGTGCGGCGGCTGGACTGA
- a CDS encoding glyoxylate/hydroxypyruvate reductase A has protein sequence MAMLISIGHDGWYTEEQLAEELRAMAPGADIRPVSAPGNLDDITVLAVSALKGDLPAHLPNLKLVQKLGAGVDTIVAHPSLAPHVRVARLRPLEPAHEIAEFCLAYVLRDQRNMLAHAASQSRSAWEPLAPKRPQESTVGVLGLGHIGGMTARLMRSLRFRVLGWSRSPKEIEGVDCRHGAAALPQMLGECDYVCAILPSTPATRQLMNAERLAAMKPGAVLINAGRGDLVDEPALLAALDTGTPGHAVLDVVSKEPLPADSPLWAHPQVTITPHVSGWHLGDALKDVVENLRRLEAGEDLLHEVDRERGY, from the coding sequence ATGGCAATGCTGATCAGCATCGGCCACGACGGCTGGTACACCGAGGAACAGCTGGCGGAGGAACTGCGGGCGATGGCGCCCGGTGCCGATATCCGGCCGGTCTCTGCCCCCGGCAATCTGGACGACATCACGGTGCTGGCGGTCTCTGCCCTGAAGGGCGATCTGCCGGCGCATTTGCCGAACCTGAAGCTGGTGCAGAAACTGGGTGCCGGGGTAGACACCATCGTGGCGCACCCCAGCCTGGCACCGCATGTGCGCGTGGCCCGGCTGCGCCCGCTGGAACCTGCGCATGAGATCGCGGAGTTCTGCCTGGCCTATGTGCTGCGCGATCAGCGCAATATGCTGGCCCATGCCGCCTCGCAGTCCCGCAGCGCCTGGGAACCGCTGGCGCCAAAACGCCCGCAGGAGAGCACCGTGGGTGTTCTGGGACTGGGCCATATCGGCGGCATGACGGCGCGGCTGATGCGCAGCCTCCGGTTCCGGGTTCTGGGCTGGAGCCGCTCGCCCAAGGAGATCGAGGGCGTGGACTGCCGCCATGGCGCAGCGGCGCTGCCGCAGATGCTGGGCGAATGCGATTATGTCTGTGCGATCCTGCCCTCCACCCCCGCCACCCGGCAGCTGATGAACGCGGAGAGGCTTGCAGCGATGAAGCCCGGCGCGGTGCTGATCAATGCAGGCCGCGGCGATCTGGTGGATGAACCGGCCTTGCTCGCGGCGCTGGACACGGGCACGCCCGGCCATGCGGTACTGGATGTGGTGAGCAAGGAACCCCTGCCCGCGGACAGCCCGCTGTGGGCGCATCCGCAGGTCACCATTACCCCGCATGTGTCGGGCTGGCACCTGGGTGATGCGCTGAAGGACGTGGTGGAAAACCTGCGGCGGCTGGAAGCGGGCGAAGACCTGCTGCACGAAGTGGACCGTGAGCGGGGGTACTGA
- the gcvH gene encoding glycine cleavage system protein GcvH, producing the protein MKYTEEHEWLLPEGDLITVGITAHAAEQLGEVVYVELPEPGTEVSKDDEIVVIESVKAASDILAPLDGEIVEVNEALADDPGKVNDDPEGGAWFFKMKPADLSPMDDYMDEAGYKDFIG; encoded by the coding sequence ATGAAATACACCGAGGAACACGAGTGGCTGCTGCCCGAGGGCGACCTGATCACCGTCGGCATCACCGCCCACGCCGCCGAGCAGCTGGGCGAGGTTGTCTATGTCGAGCTGCCCGAGCCGGGCACCGAGGTGTCCAAGGATGACGAGATCGTGGTGATTGAGTCGGTCAAGGCCGCCTCCGACATCCTCGCCCCGCTGGACGGCGAGATCGTCGAGGTGAACGAGGCGCTGGCCGACGATCCCGGCAAGGTGAACGACGACCCCGAGGGCGGTGCCTGGTTCTTCAAGATGAAGCCTGCGGACCTGTCGCCGATGGACGATTACATGGATGAGGCCGGCTACAAGGATTTCATCGGCTGA
- a CDS encoding glutamine synthetase family protein: MAEDFTSGKLARLGLLTPEDCRKAAEIASRAQFDGIETVRVLFPDQHGLLRGKTVMADAFAGVFDRGLNVPATLLLKDTSHRTAFPVWEEGADLAGPMQGAGDVLLVPRPDTWRALPWSGHSAWIFCTPVYPDGQPIPFAPCAVLQRQVEMLAAQGMAATFGLEVEFHLFELADKSAAHTQASRPGAPVQTRNLTQGYQYLTETRYGEVEGILDLLRRNAQKLGLPVRSVEIEMGPSQVEFTFAPDSAMAQADAMVMFRTMVKEVCARNGLHASFMAKPRLDNAMANGWHVHQSLQELATGRNLFMPETAGMLSPPASAWMAGLLKYASETSLLIAPTVNSYKRYLPFQLAPSRIGWGEDNRGAMLRALMQPHDPASRIENRAPDSSANPYYALAAQIIAGAAGIREGLEAPKPTLSPYSEDADRLPRSLGQALEGFAGSTLCREALGAETADYLLQLKTFEWERYLDTVSEWEQAEYFNLF, from the coding sequence ATGGCAGAAGATTTCACATCCGGCAAACTGGCCCGTCTGGGGCTGCTGACCCCCGAGGACTGCCGCAAGGCGGCGGAGATCGCGTCGCGCGCCCAGTTCGACGGGATCGAGACGGTGCGGGTGCTGTTCCCCGACCAGCACGGCCTGCTGCGCGGCAAGACGGTGATGGCGGACGCCTTCGCCGGCGTTTTCGATCGCGGCCTCAACGTGCCCGCAACCCTGCTGCTCAAGGATACCTCGCACCGCACCGCCTTCCCGGTGTGGGAGGAGGGCGCGGACCTGGCCGGGCCGATGCAGGGGGCGGGCGATGTGCTGCTGGTGCCGCGCCCGGACACCTGGCGGGCGCTGCCCTGGTCCGGCCATTCCGCCTGGATTTTCTGCACCCCGGTCTACCCGGATGGCCAGCCCATCCCGTTTGCGCCCTGTGCGGTGCTGCAGCGGCAGGTGGAGATGCTGGCCGCGCAGGGCATGGCTGCCACCTTCGGGCTGGAGGTGGAATTTCACCTGTTCGAACTTGCCGATAAATCCGCTGCCCATACGCAAGCCTCCCGCCCCGGCGCCCCGGTGCAGACCCGCAACCTGACGCAGGGCTACCAGTATCTGACCGAAACCCGCTATGGCGAGGTTGAGGGGATCCTGGACCTGCTGCGCCGCAACGCTCAGAAACTGGGCCTGCCCGTGCGCTCGGTGGAAATCGAAATGGGCCCCAGCCAGGTCGAGTTCACATTTGCCCCCGACAGTGCCATGGCGCAGGCGGATGCGATGGTGATGTTCCGCACCATGGTCAAGGAGGTCTGCGCCCGCAATGGCCTGCACGCCAGCTTCATGGCCAAGCCGCGGCTGGACAACGCCATGGCCAACGGCTGGCACGTCCACCAGTCGCTGCAGGAACTGGCCACCGGACGCAACCTGTTCATGCCGGAAACCGCCGGAATGCTCAGCCCGCCTGCTAGCGCCTGGATGGCTGGTCTGCTGAAATACGCGTCCGAGACCTCCTTGCTGATCGCGCCCACGGTGAACAGCTACAAACGTTACCTGCCGTTCCAGCTGGCCCCCAGCCGCATCGGCTGGGGCGAGGACAACCGCGGCGCCATGCTGCGCGCGCTGATGCAGCCCCATGACCCCGCCAGCCGGATTGAGAACCGCGCCCCGGACAGTTCCGCCAACCCCTATTACGCGCTGGCCGCCCAGATCATCGCGGGCGCGGCGGGCATCCGCGAAGGTCTGGAGGCCCCGAAACCCACCCTGTCGCCTTACAGCGAAGACGCCGACCGCCTGCCGCGCTCGCTGGGCCAGGCGCTGGAAGGGTTCGCAGGCTCAACCCTGTGCCGCGAGGCGCTGGGCGCGGAGACCGCAGACTACCTGCTGCAGCTCAAGACCTTTGAGTGGGAACGCTACCTCGATACCGTCAGCGAATGGGAGCAGGCGGAGTATTTCAACCTGTTCTGA